The segment GCGCTTGAAAAGCACGCCGCGGGCTGTCGAAAAATTAACCAGCGAGGCTGCGGCCGAGCTCGCCGCCACGGCCAGCGCGGGCCAGCGATGCAGCCATGGATAGAACATGAGAATGGCCGCGTAGGCGGCGTAATTGACCACCGCGCCCACGCTCATCAACGCGATCCAATGCAGCCATTCGGCGCGCAACGAGCGGCCGCTGAGACGATGCGCGAAGGTGTAGCGACGGTTCCACAACCAGGTCGCCGTCGCGGCGGAAAGGAACGACACCACGCGCGCGACGTACGCGTTCCAATGCCCCCAGCTGACCAGCGCCTGCACCACGCCGGCGTCGACCACCAGGCCGATGACACCACCGACGCCGAACAGCACGACCTGCCGGCGCAATCCCATCAGCCGAACATCGCCTGCATGGCCTGTGTGCTCGGGCGTTCGATCACGCCCTTCTCGGTGACGATGGCATCGATCAACGACGCCGGCGTGACGTCGAAGACGGGATTCCACGCCTGGGCACCGTCCACGACGGTGCGGCGCCCGGCAACGGCCAGCAGCTCGGCCGGATCTCGCAGCTCGATCTCGATGTCCTCGCCCGATGCCGTGGCCATGTCCACCGTGGACGACGGCGCCACGACCATGAACTTCACGCCGTGGTGGCGCGCTGCGATCGCGAGCTGGTACGTACCGATCTTGTTGGCGGTATCGCCATTGGCGGCGATGCGATCGGCGCCCACGATCACCCACTGCACTTCACCCGTACGCATCAGGTGCGCGGCAGCGGAGTCGGCAATGAGCTTGGCCGGCACGCCGTCACGCACCAGCTCCCACATGGTGAGGCGAGCACCCTGCTGCCACGGGC is part of the Dyella jiangningensis genome and harbors:
- a CDS encoding GtrA family protein; the encoded protein is MGLRRQVVLFGVGGVIGLVVDAGVVQALVSWGHWNAYVARVVSFLSAATATWLWNRRYTFAHRLSGRSLRAEWLHWIALMSVGAVVNYAAYAAILMFYPWLHRWPALAVAASSAAASLVNFSTARGVLFKRAKTSV